A window of Canis lupus familiaris isolate Mischka breed German Shepherd chromosome 12, alternate assembly UU_Cfam_GSD_1.0, whole genome shotgun sequence genomic DNA:
gagagagaagcagagacacaggctccatgcagggagcctgacgtgggactcgatcctgggtcgccagtatcataccctgggccgaaggcggcgctaaaccactgagccacccaggctgtccgtGTTCACTATTTTGACTCATAACTGTCTTGGCTAGACTTCAACCAGAATGTTCCAGAAAAATGTCAGCATTCTTTGAAGACACTTATCAGGATGGATTTCTTATATATGGTGTTCGTGGTTTGGAAAGCATGTGATTTGGAGtctttttcagaactctgaaaAGCAGCCAATTTAGGGTGGAGGGTAACAGCTTTACATTGAACAGCAGGACTCCCAGCAGGTGAAGGAAGGATATGGCAGTGAGGCCCCATTAGGAACTTAAATCAGGCTGGCCAAAGATCCTACCTGCCTGCCCTGTCCCTCCCTCACACTGTTTTCCCACTCCACGGCTCAGAAATGTAATCTGAGTGGTAGAAGTCATGGGGCCAGTTGTACTGGACGGGAtctgagagaagggaggaagcaTGGGAAAATATGAGTAAGAAAAAGTAAGATCTCCTTGTACCCTCATGACCTCTGAGTTCATCCACAGAGCAGGCTTGCCTCTCTAACCTGTGGCAGACCACTGATGAGCCTAATACCTCCCGTCCCTGTCTACTTGACCTGAAGTTCCCATCATTAGGGTTACTCCTTGGGTTGAAGGAGGACATTTTCCCAGAGCCCAGTATTAAAAGGTACCAGGAGAGGGAGAACAGTAACATGTGCACCCACCAGTGCAGATACATCTGTCACACAGGTGTTGAAAAGCAAAACTCAGAACTACTGAGAATTGGCATACTGGATAAGTAACGGTAACAGGGGGCGGAAAGGACCAGGAAGGGTCAGGAGCACGAGACACGCGGTCTTCCTGAGCTGCCGGCACACAGGCAGGTTCCTGAGCAGTGGGGAGCGTGTGGGAAGCAACCCTCACACACGCCAGAGATTTTCCAGGGGCTAACTCTGCAGATGCCGCTTTATTTCATTACTGTCACAGATGCTTACCACAGGTGTTTCTTGAGGACTTGCTGCTTCATCTCTGCTTGGATTCTAATGTTGAAAGCAATTGCTACCACCTGGAGGGAGCTTCTTCAAAGGGGTTGGGTCCCattgctgtttttttaatttatactatGAGAACATGGAATGGAGTCTTCCAGAATGAAGATGGGAGCAGTCCTCATGTGTGAAGAATCCCTTGAACTAGAGAAGGTTAACATAGTTGCCTGATGTCTTTCAGAATGTTTGGACCAGGAAGAGAGTACAACTTCACTCGGCCCAATGAGAAGGGAGAGTATGAGATCGCGGAAGGAATCAGTGCTACCGTATTTCGAACAGTGCTGGTGTGTAGGAGCCTCTTCCTGACATCCTCTTCCCCAGGCGCAAGCATAGTCAGAAGCCTTCAGAGTTCCATCAAATTGTTACTGACTTTAGAGTCTCTGGTTCCcagtttcctttccattttcttttttaattagtttatctttcttttttcaaatatttgagaaggagagcataaacagggggaagggggagagggagaagcaaaatccccctgagcagggagcctgacttgggcctctgtcccaggacctggagatcatgacctgaggcaaaagcaagacgcttaaccaactgagccacccaggtgcccttccctcTGTTTTCCATTCCTGTAACTTTTAGGTACTTCTTGCTTGTGCAAGCTCAGTCAGGTACCAGGTTGTGGTTAAGCATGCCAGGAGAGACCAGGGGCTACTTTGCCAGCTGACAAGTCAGCCAACTTGGTGATAGTTCTAGTAACCTGTCATTTTAACAGAACCAGGAATGAATAGAGGGTTGAAGAGGTCATTCTTCGTCTCGTTCTTtgcctacatttctttttaatctgtttaCAGGATTATTATAAAACTGGTATCATCAATTGTCCTGATGGCATCTCGATTCCAGACCTTAGAGATACATGTGATTATCTCTGCATTAACTTTGACTTCAACACTATCCGATGTCAAGATTTGAGTGAGTACAGGAGCAGCTCCCATCTGCATTTGAGCCACTGAACTTTGAGTTTGCTTGGAATCAACTGATATTTTTGATCACTAAACAGTTTCAGGCATGGTTGAAAATCtctgcagaggcagagacatgataCTAACTTGTTCCCTCTTCCTGCTTCAGAGCACTGTGAGGAAGTGTGGAGTAAACAAACCAGAACATGTGGTGGGTTCTGAATCTAGCTTGTCCAGCAAAGCACCGAGCTAACTACTACTCCTCTTGGAACCTTGGTGTCTCAACTAATAAATAGGGATACTGATTCTTGGACATTAGTCTCCAGGTCCCCTGATTCTCTCTCCCATAGAGTCAAACAACATAAACTGGCTGGgttcttctaattatttttaccattattattaaCTTCGTGTGTACTAAGTCCTTTCTAGATGTGAACTTGCTTCATTCTTAAAACAGTGAGCCCTGCAGGGTGGGCGATAAACCCATTTAACAAATGAGAAGACCGAGAAATTAGCTTGTTCAAAGCTATAAGCGTTAAAGCTGGGATTAGAACTGATTGTCTGACTACAAACACCATCTCTTATTATCACCTAGGcttcctgaaattatttttaaaataattgaggtTCACGATACATTTCCCTGCATATTCCATGAAGTTCTCTAGACTTGTGGTTTCTCTACTGGGTCTAGCGCACACTTAGAGCAAATCCCTTGGTGTCCTCAAACTTCAGATGATTCCTCTTTGTGGTACTGTAAATCCATGAAATTGGGGTCCAGAGCATCTTCAGAACGAGTACTACAAATGCTAGTTCTGTCTCTGGTATTATTAATGTGTGTGGTCTGACATTGTATAGCTAACAAAACCTCAGTTGGTCAGAATGCTCAGGGATTATTAAACATGaggggggtgcttgggtggcttagttgattaagcatccaactcttggtttttgctcacaTCTTGATcctctgggttgtgggattgaggcctgcatcagctccatgctgggcatgttGGGCggtggaacctgcttgggattctctctctccttccaccccacacccctccctccctctctctctaataaaataaataaacatgaggaAGTTAAAGAGTGGTAAAATGTGAGACCCATCTAGCAAAATCAGCTTAATTAGCGTCTTGGAGCAAGAAACAGTTTCTGCCTTTAATGGGCAACCTCTCTGGAACTTCTCAGTAATAACAGCCATTACCTCATAGTCTTTTTGCTCCAGTGATATCTGCATTTGGGCAGAGAGGATATTCACCTATAGTTTCTCTCCCCAGGTGCTTTACTGCATGAATTGTCTAATGATGGTGCTCACAAGCAGTTTGACCACTACCTTGAAGAATTGATCTTGCCCATCATGGTGGGCTGTGCCAAGAAAGGGGAGCGAGAGTGCCACATCGTTGTGCTAACAGATGAGGATTCTGTGGACTGGGATGAAGACCACCCTCCTCCCATGGGGGAGGAATATTCCCAAAGTAGGAGCCCCCTGCATGGTGTACATGTTTTCTGCAAGAAACATGCTGCCCAGAGTAGCAGCTAGATCCTAGAAGCAGTGCGAATATCACTTATTGAGCTGGCAATGAGCACACTCACCTGGATGATGAGTGCAGTGTAGTGCTGATGCAGGGCTAACACTTATGCTGAGCATCTACAACTCCGACTGCTGCGCCCAGTGTCGGATACTGTGGTGATACGGAGCCTATTAAATGGTGGTGTCCCTCTTCTCTCCGttggtcttatttttaaatccttttgaaTTGGTAATAATTCAAAAAGTACAAAAGGTTGGATATACATTGAAAAGTCTTGATCCTACCCCTGCCTCATCTCAGTTTCTTTTATACCCTTCAGATGTATTCAGTGCACACACATAAGCAATTATGTccatgtttttccctttttttcaaaTGCTACCATATTCTATGGACTGTTCAACACCATGTCTTACATAAAAAGCTTCCACGATCTTTTTAATGGTTATTTACTATTCCACCGTATGACTGTGCCATAGTTGATTTAACTGGTTCTGTTGGTGGGCTTTTAAGCTACaaattataaatgatgctgcaataaatttccttttaaacagTCTATTCATATGTATAATTCTATAGAACAatattcctagaaatggaatttctgtGCCAAAGCCATGTTCCTTTATAATTTGATAAATGTGGCCAGATTCTCCTCCATATTACACTCACAAAGCAACATATGACAGGTTTGTTCCCTCACCAAAACAAACAATGTTTTACTAAACTTTTATCATTGCCACTCAGATAAAAAATAGCGTTGCATTTACACTTAAATTTGCATTTCGCATTCCACAATCAAGATTtaccatctttttcatttttaagaaaccattttaatttccttttctgtaactttattttgccttttgccTATTACAGAATTGGATAGTCTTGCTTAGTGATTTGTGAAGGCTCtctctttgtatatatattaaggaaattagCCCTTTGTAATGTGAGCTGCAGGTATTTTTCCCAGTTGACTATTTGTTTTTAGCTTTATTAAAAGTGGTTTTAGCTAAGCAGAAATGTTGCATTTCTAGGTAGctgaatgtattaatttttattttaaatgtattaatttttattttatggcttctGGGTTTTAGGTCATACCCAGAAAAGACTTCCCCACCCTGAGACTATAACAATTTCTCAGGTGGTTTCTTTCTTATGTTTGATCTATTGCTTAACATTTAATCTGTGATCtacctggattttgtttttggcATCAGGGTCAGGTATACCTTTCATTAGACTGATTCTGTTAGCTCATCTCCCTCCTTTTTCAGAAGTCTTCATTCCATGACtaactcaatttttctttttccagttctttaTAGCTCCAAGCTCTATAGATTCTTCAAATATATTGAGAACCGTGATGTTGCTAAAACAGTGTTAAAGGAGCGAGGCCTGAAAAATATTCGCATTGGAATTGAAGGTAATAAATATCCCAGTTAGTATTCAGTTTGCATGGCTTCTGGAATAGGCTGTATCTCTGGGCACCGCTTATGTCCTTCAAACTTGGCTTCCAGAGGACCTAGAGAATAGACACCTGTGAGAACTACATTCCTACCTGTTGAAAGGATTCCTGGTTCTGCTTTTGTTcgcccttatatttcctttccattttatttccagttGTAAATGCTTTAAAACAGCTGGAGGAATAAGTCCCAGCATACTGCTTCGGGATAAAGAGCAGTAAGGGCTAGGGACACTACTGGGTGAATGGAGCAGAGCCCCAGGGGCTCACCAAGTGCTAAGGATCTCTTTGGAATCTGGAAGGGTCCTTCTGAAAACTATAGCCTAGAGActtataatttgaatttattcCACTACATACCTTTGAGGAATTTCTGTATTGATAGAATGGTTTTAAATGATGTTGAGCAGTGGCTCCCAACCTATGGTCTCCATGAAAGGGTCTTAGCCGCTGACTCTTAGAGTACGCTGAAGTTGTGCTGGTTTCCCCTCTGTGAGTCTTTGACTCTTGTGTTTTACTATTCTTGCTGTCTCAGTCTAGCCTACTGAGACATATCAGATCTTCACTGTGTCTGACTTAGGTTGGAATTGCAGGTGGGAAGAGATTTTTGAGGTCTATTAAACCTTTCACTGCGTCCCTCCTTTTCACGAGAAACCCCAGGAACAGGGTGATAAGGATTACTCCATTTCCCAGAGCAGCCTGTCATACTGTCCTACCACTAGAACATTCTTCCGCATATCTAGTGCATAacttcctctctcttctgtcttccagTTCTAATCTCTGAAGCTACTCTAAAATTTCTACTCCCATTTCCATGTGATAGCATTTCAGATACTTCAGGCAACttccctgttttttctttaagaaagcgTGTAATGTATACCTTAAACTACTCCTCCTACAGGTGTGCTCTCTAAGCACTAGAATTAGAGACTGGAGTTCACCATGGCCTAGCAGGATTTCTGTTCTCTGGCATTGCTGCCAGTGAGTACAGGCTTCTGAAATTACTAAGAGGCTCTTCTCACCCTGCCATTAGAGGGGATAGAATTTTTGTTACTTCCCTTCTAGGGACAAGACCTGCTAACCTGGATAGATGGGAGGTGAGTGTAGCACAGAGGGTTGGGAGTGGCAGGACATGGTCAGAGGTCATTTccccagtagttttttttttttttttttttaagatttttaatttatttattcatgacagacacagagagagaggcagagacacaggcagagggagaagcaggctccatggagggagcccgatgtgggactcgatctgggtctccaggatcacgctc
This region includes:
- the KCTD20 gene encoding BTB/POZ domain-containing protein KCTD20 isoform X3 — protein: MFGPGREYNFTRPNEKGEYEIAEGISATVFRTVLDYYKTGIINCPDGISIPDLRDTCDYLCINFDFNTIRCQDLSALLHELSNDGAHKQFDHYLEELILPIMVGCAKKGERECHIVVLTDEDSVDWDEDHPPPMGEEYSQILYSSKLYRFFKYIENRDVAKTVLKERGLKNIRIGIEGYPTCKEKIKRRPGGRSEVIYNYVQRPFIQMSWEKEEGKSRHVDFQCVRSKSLTNLVAAGEDVLEDHEILMHHPPQVDELDRLNAPLSQMASNDFQD